TAAAGAGTATCCTTTTAGTTGAGGATACTCCCTCTACCTGAGAAAGCACATTTGAAAATTACGGACCTTTTATTGTGGGATACTTTTCTCCCCTTACGTGGCAATGAGCACAATATGTGGGACCATGACACTTGAAGCACGATTCGGCTCCCTTTTCCCGCACGAGCGGTGGATGACCCTTTGAAGCCATGGGACCGAGTTCAGGTTTGTAACCTTCATGGTGGCAGGCATCGCAGAACTTCGGCTCCGGATGACACTTCACACAACTCTCCGGTTTTGTTTTGCCCATTGGTCCGTGTTCTTTCTTAACGAACTTCTCCGGATGGGGTATCTCCATGCCATGGCAGTCGGTGCAGAACTTGTCGATGTGGCACATCTCACAATACTTCTTCTCCTCTTTGGCCATCTTCGCATGATCAGCTCTTACACCGGGCTTGGGGGCCAAAAGGAACGTGGCCACCAAATGGTTTTTTGGCTTCAGTTCAAAACCCGGTGGATGGCAGGCTTCGCACTTGCCCGGAGCCTTTGCTCCCACAAGACCGTGACATTCTCTGGGGTTCCTGTAACATCCCTCCATGGCCATGAAATCTTCATACCCCTTTATCCCGGGGTGAGCTACCCTGTTATGGCACCTGGCACAGCCAATATGCCTTTCAATATGAGGCTTGTGGCTGATGATCACACCAGGTGAGGACGTTACTTTCCTTTTCTCAATGGCGTGGCACCGTTCACAGGGGTGGCTGGGCAATTCCTCAGCGAGATGGCTGTGAGCGTTGATGGGTTTGTGATACGTCCCCGTAATTTCAAAGTAGACCCCCTTACTCGCCATCAACTTATCCTTGATGAGAGCGATTAATCCGGGCTCGACATGACAAGCGAGGCAATTAACATGGGCGTGGGACGACTTCCGCCAGGCTTCAGCATCAGCCTTCATGCTGTGACATATATCCGCGCAGAAGGTAGGAGTGCATGTGAAAGCCAATGCAGTGGCTACGATAGCCACGATGATGATCACCACCATGAGGACGATCAATATAACCTTTAGACGCGTGGCGGGCTTGCTCATATCAGGCCAACGAACCATGTCCTTTCCCCCTTTCCTTTATAAATGATTTGAATTGTGCCTTTTTTCTCAAAGTTTTTATATTAATTCTAAGATTATCGTCATTTTCCTTCTTTTTTCTAAAATTATCCAACAATTTTTTGATTTATATTTCACAAAGTCAATAACTACTTCCCCCACTAAGATGGATATATGCCTTTCTGGCTTCCCGTAATCAGGTTTCAAAGTCATAGCGGTCTTATAAGCTCTTAAAGCTTTTTTCACATTTCCCAATTTTTCATGACAATATCCGAGGTAAAAGTGCCTTTGGATATTTAGGATCGATTTTCACCATGGTCTTAAAAGTTTTCAAAGCCCGATTTTTCTCCCAGTTTCCAGATAACAAATACCCAGCAAACCCAAGGCGATTGAAGAATGGGGTTGATCTAGAGAAGACTATAGGCAAACAAAAACCAAGAAGTGTATTTTGAAATTAGAATTTACCTAATTATTGGGTTAGCGGGCGCCTCTCCCCGTCAAAACAACCTTTATGGTGTGCAAAAGTATCTTTATATCCAAGAATAATGATTGGTGGTAGATGTAAATAAGATCATATTTTAATTTATTTTCGGGGCTGGTGGCGTAGGAGCCACTGATCTGAGCAAGGCCAGTAACTCCGGGTTTGACTTTAAATCGCTCCGTGTAACCCGGGATTTTTTTCTTGAATTCTTTCACGAAATGGGGGCGTTCGGGTCTAGGTCCAACAAAACTCATATCCCCTTTGAGAATATCGAATAACTGAGGAAGCTCGTCTATTCGAAATCGCCTTAAATATCGCCCTACCGCTGTAATGCGAGAGTCCTTCTCGGCGGCAAGAACGGGCCCACTCTCCTCCTCCGCCTCCCGAATCATGGTCCGGAATTTATACACCTTGAAGAGCTCTTCATCCTCACCCACTCTCTCCTGCACGTAAAAAATGGGACCCGGGGATGTAAGCTTCACCAATAGCGCAACCAAAATCATCAAAGGAGCGACAAGGATCAATAGTATAAGGGCCAAAATGATATCCATGGCTCGCTTTGCCAGGCTAACCCATGCCGGAACCGGTTCCTTGGTGAGCTTCACGAGGGGAACGTCACTGACCAGTGTGTGATCCACTTTTCCCACAAATATCTCATAAAGTTCGGGTACCACTTCCACTCTAACGTGGGTTTCTTTAGATCTCGCGAGATCCTCTATGAGTTCTCGTTGCCTAATGGGTGAGGTAACTATGACTCGATCCACTCTATATTTGTTCACCATGGGAACGATGTCCCTTATGGTCCCTACAACCGAAACACCCTGGAACCGCCGACCTACCTTCGCCAGATTTCTATCGATTAGCCCCACGACTCGATAACCCCACTTGGATCGGGCCTTAAGTTCCCTCAATATCTTTTGACCAGTTTCACCGGTTCCCACTATGAGGACGCGCTGGGTAGGCCAATGGATATTTATGACTTTCGCTGCCAACACCCGCCAACCAGAGATGAGGGCTATGACAAGAACCCAGGAGAGCAATAGAACGGTACGGGGAAAGGAAAAAAAACGGTAGAAAAAGGTCAGAACAACCGTTAGCAACATGCTCAGGGTAACAGCCTTAAATACGGCATAGAGGATGTCCCAACCACTCTGAATCTTCTCCACATTATAAAGGTCGTATATATGGAGTGTCCCGAGTTGAATGATGGTAATGAAGATGGCTTGGTTAGTGTAGGCTCTGAAGTTAAAGGGGGGAAGCTCTCCCCCAAAACGTAGAAGGAATGCAAGAATGATACCCACATTTACGAGAATCGCATCCATTATCAGAGAAGTCACTAACCATTTCGACCTGGACATCTTTCAACCTCGCATTTTTGCAGCACACATTAAAAATTGCCCATTACTACATTAATTAAATATATCGCTCGAAATTTCCTGCCTGCCGAACAGGCAGGCCTCCTCTTAATGTTTTTGCCCTCAGCTCCAGACACTTCAAATAAGTTCCCCGTAGACTTCCAATACCCGCTGAGCCACAATTTCTTTGGTGAATTCCCTCTCCACCCTCTTTTTTCCATACTCCCCGTATTTTTTGCACAAATCGGGGTCTTTGAGCAAAGTATTTATGGCCTCGGCTAAGGCTCGAACGTCCTTGGGTGGGACAACCAATCCGGTCCTTTGATGTTGGTTCACGAAAGGGACACCCGTGGGAAGATTCGTGCTCACCACGGGCTTACCACAAACCATGGCTTCAAGTTGGACGAGGCCAAAGCCCTCGCTTCGGGCGACTGATGGGAGGACGAAAACATCACAAGCGTAATAATAATGGGGCAATTCCTCATCCCCCACCGGTTTTAAGAATGATATCTTTCCCGTGACTCCCTCCCCGTGAGCCAAAACCTTCAGCTTATTCTCCAATGGTCCTTCCCCGATTATTATCAGGTGCGCATCGATATGCCTCATGGCCTCGATTAGATACTCCAGACCCTTGTAGTAGACCAAGCGACCAATGAAAAGAAGAATTTTTGAGCCATATTTGTCTCGAATCCTGGCGGCAGCATCCTCAATTTCCGGGGTGAGTTTGAATCGTTCCACATCTATCCCTAAGGGGATGGGCTGACATTTATTTCTGAAACGCCTTAAGAAGGGAGATGATTCAATATAATTGGCTGATGTGGGTAAAATCCTATCGGCTCTTTCGAGGAGTTTCAGCAAAAAAGGTTCATAGAACTTCAGCAGGCGTTTCTGATGGATTATATCACTGTGCCAGGTTATCACGATCTTTCCCCTGGGTTTAGCCGTGCCTGCCGGCAGGCAGGTCAACAGGTAGGATATCTCCCCCAAGGGAAAAGGATGATGAAAATGGATGATATCCGCTTTAAGTCGCCTCAACCATAAGGGAAAAGTGAAACCAAGGGGCATCGAAAATAATATCCGTGCACTGGCAACCTTTATCATCTTGAGGTTATCTTCCCTTTCTATAACGGTCTTCAGCTCGGTGTTACACACAAGTACCTTGACATTGATATACTTTTTCAACTCGTTGCAAAGCAGATAAAGGTGATTCTCGACCCCGCCGATCACTGGATAATAAAGCTTATTGATCATCAGTACTTGCATCTATTTTCCCACTTCCCGATAGATTTTGAGCGTCGCCTCGGCGGTCTTCCTCCAAGAAAATTTATTCACCCTGGTAAGACCCCTCTCCCTCAGCTTCTCTCGTAGGGAATTATCGGTGAGGACTTTCCCCATGGCTTCAGCAATTTCGCTTACATTATAGGGATCGATCATTAGAGCTGCATTTCCAACCACCTCGGGTAGAGAGGAAGTATTGGAGCAAATAACCGGGGTACCACAGGCCATGGCCTCCAACGGCGGCAGTCCAAAACCCTCATAGAGGGAGGGAAAAACGAAGACCTCAGCGGCATTGTA
The sequence above is a segment of the Actinomycetota bacterium genome. Coding sequences within it:
- a CDS encoding NapC/NirT family cytochrome c — its product is MVRWPDMSKPATRLKVILIVLMVVIIIVAIVATALAFTCTPTFCADICHSMKADAEAWRKSSHAHVNCLACHVEPGLIALIKDKLMASKGVYFEITGTYHKPINAHSHLAEELPSHPCERCHAIEKRKVTSSPGVIISHKPHIERHIGCARCHNRVAHPGIKGYEDFMAMEGCYRNPRECHGLVGAKAPGKCEACHPPGFELKPKNHLVATFLLAPKPGVRADHAKMAKEEKKYCEMCHIDKFCTDCHGMEIPHPEKFVKKEHGPMGKTKPESCVKCHPEPKFCDACHHEGYKPELGPMASKGHPPLVREKGAESCFKCHGPTYCAHCHVRGEKYPTIKGP
- a CDS encoding tetratricopeptide repeat protein, with the protein product MLNIQRHFYLGYCHEKLGNVKKALRAYKTAMTLKPDYGKPERHISILVGEVVIDFVKYKSKNCWIILEKRRKMTIILELI
- a CDS encoding sugar transferase, giving the protein MSRSKWLVTSLIMDAILVNVGIILAFLLRFGGELPPFNFRAYTNQAIFITIIQLGTLHIYDLYNVEKIQSGWDILYAVFKAVTLSMLLTVVLTFFYRFFSFPRTVLLLSWVLVIALISGWRVLAAKVINIHWPTQRVLIVGTGETGQKILRELKARSKWGYRVVGLIDRNLAKVGRRFQGVSVVGTIRDIVPMVNKYRVDRVIVTSPIRQRELIEDLARSKETHVRVEVVPELYEIFVGKVDHTLVSDVPLVKLTKEPVPAWVSLAKRAMDIILALILLILVAPLMILVALLVKLTSPGPIFYVQERVGEDEELFKVYKFRTMIREAEEESGPVLAAEKDSRITAVGRYLRRFRIDELPQLFDILKGDMSFVGPRPERPHFVKEFKKKIPGYTERFKVKPGVTGLAQISGSYATSPENKLKYDLIYIYHQSLFLDIKILLHTIKVVLTGRGAR
- a CDS encoding glycosyltransferase, coding for MQVLMINKLYYPVIGGVENHLYLLCNELKKYINVKVLVCNTELKTVIEREDNLKMIKVASARILFSMPLGFTFPLWLRRLKADIIHFHHPFPLGEISYLLTCLPAGTAKPRGKIVITWHSDIIHQKRLLKFYEPFLLKLLERADRILPTSANYIESSPFLRRFRNKCQPIPLGIDVERFKLTPEIEDAAARIRDKYGSKILLFIGRLVYYKGLEYLIEAMRHIDAHLIIIGEGPLENKLKVLAHGEGVTGKISFLKPVGDEELPHYYYACDVFVLPSVARSEGFGLVQLEAMVCGKPVVSTNLPTGVPFVNQHQRTGLVVPPKDVRALAEAINTLLKDPDLCKKYGEYGKKRVEREFTKEIVAQRVLEVYGELI